One region of Aurantimonas sp. HBX-1 genomic DNA includes:
- a CDS encoding class I SAM-dependent methyltransferase: MSSIESVLTETTSPPDLVALKARQQAMWAAGDYTVVGTTLQIVGERLCEAVDLRAGERVLDVAAGNGNASLAAARRFADVTSTDYVAALLDAAGRRAAADGLALDLRVADAEELPFADAAFDVVLSTFGVMFTADHHAAARELLRVVRPGGRVGLANWTPEGFIGRLFATIGKHVSPPPGAKSPAVWGTQGWIDQEFATRALRITVTRQTFVFRYRSPEHWLEVFRTWYGPLLKAFAALDEAGKVALSRDILALIDAYNTSGDGTVVVPAEYLEIVIQRA; the protein is encoded by the coding sequence ATGTCCTCCATCGAATCCGTTTTGACCGAAACGACGTCCCCGCCCGACCTTGTAGCTCTCAAGGCGCGCCAGCAGGCGATGTGGGCAGCGGGCGATTATACTGTGGTAGGAACCACGCTCCAGATCGTCGGCGAGCGCCTCTGCGAGGCGGTCGACCTGCGTGCCGGCGAGCGCGTCCTCGACGTCGCCGCCGGCAATGGCAACGCGTCGCTTGCGGCCGCCCGGCGTTTCGCCGACGTGACCTCTACCGACTACGTAGCAGCGCTGCTCGACGCGGCCGGCCGGCGGGCTGCCGCGGACGGGCTGGCGCTGGACCTACGGGTGGCAGACGCCGAGGAGCTACCCTTCGCCGACGCTGCGTTCGACGTGGTGCTCTCGACCTTTGGCGTCATGTTCACGGCCGATCATCACGCTGCCGCGCGAGAACTCCTGCGCGTGGTGCGTCCGGGGGGGCGCGTCGGGCTCGCGAACTGGACGCCCGAAGGCTTCATCGGCCGGCTCTTTGCCACCATCGGCAAGCACGTCTCACCGCCGCCAGGAGCGAAGTCGCCAGCCGTCTGGGGCACGCAAGGCTGGATCGACCAGGAATTTGCGACGCGAGCCCTCAGGATCACGGTGACGCGGCAGACTTTTGTCTTCCGCTACCGCTCACCCGAGCACTGGCTCGAGGTCTTCCGGACTTGGTACGGTCCTCTCCTCAAGGCCTTCGCGGCGCTGGATGAGGCGGGGAAGGTAGCACTGTCACGCGACATCCTCGCCCTCATCGACGCTTACAACACTTCCGGGGACGGGACCGTGGTGGTTCCGGCTGAGTATCTTGAGATAGTCATCCAGCGCGCCTGA
- a CDS encoding cellulase family glycosylhydrolase, which translates to MGGARLTLGGEDVALRGVAVGDPLLVRAARPVNDYALLRRDWGSNTVRLSVHPGLWRREPRRMMDALEQEVVGARSEGQFVIIDWHAIGWPDGKRFEPEPGWGLPADAYDCDLALAGSFWEIMAIRFGADQGVMFELWNEPVRLENSRVPSPWGRDWAELRPIFGSLVARVRKYAANLVLATGGNFASDLTGIAEDPLDDGNTAYSWHVYPSTVAGGFSELDRLLAGLPENRPVIVTEWGFGGRETHLRGDAAGFGETFLRQFIEARGLHWTAWCWHPEWTPALIEPDWETPTQYGHWIKETMLRYRGRFHSESAAYKLK; encoded by the coding sequence GTGGGCGGGGCACGGTTGACTCTCGGTGGCGAGGATGTCGCGTTACGTGGGGTCGCAGTCGGCGATCCCCTCCTTGTCCGGGCCGCGCGACCGGTCAACGACTATGCACTGCTGCGGCGCGACTGGGGATCGAATACTGTCCGCCTCAGCGTCCACCCAGGCCTGTGGCGACGGGAGCCGCGGCGAATGATGGATGCACTCGAACAGGAGGTGGTGGGCGCCCGCTCCGAAGGACAGTTCGTGATCATCGACTGGCACGCCATCGGCTGGCCGGACGGGAAGCGGTTCGAACCGGAACCGGGCTGGGGTCTGCCCGCCGATGCCTATGACTGCGATCTCGCGCTCGCGGGATCCTTCTGGGAGATCATGGCGATCCGCTTCGGCGCCGACCAAGGCGTGATGTTCGAGTTGTGGAACGAACCGGTGCGCCTCGAGAACAGCCGGGTTCCCTCGCCGTGGGGACGTGATTGGGCGGAACTGCGGCCGATATTCGGCTCGCTGGTCGCGCGGGTGCGCAAATATGCTGCGAACCTGGTCCTCGCGACGGGCGGCAACTTCGCCAGCGACCTCACCGGCATAGCCGAAGACCCGCTGGACGATGGCAATACGGCCTATTCCTGGCACGTCTACCCGTCGACGGTCGCCGGAGGCTTCTCAGAACTCGATCGGCTTCTCGCCGGCCTCCCGGAAAACCGCCCAGTGATCGTCACGGAATGGGGTTTCGGAGGCCGAGAAACCCATCTCCGCGGCGATGCCGCAGGCTTCGGCGAAACGTTCCTGCGGCAGTTCATCGAAGCGCGCGGGCTGCATTGGACAGCCTGGTGCTGGCACCCGGAATGGACCCCGGCCCTCATCGAGCCGGACTGGGAGACGCCGACGCAGTATGGCCACTGGATCAAGGAGACGATGCTGCGCTACCGAGGTCGCTTCCATTCTGAGTCGGCGGCGTACAAACTGAAGTAG
- a CDS encoding PP2C family protein-serine/threonine phosphatase — protein sequence MKIRHILLLPALALGLMLLLVVLTRISVEVRHLRDERQLTASNAVRQELLLVAAALASERTATYLSLRDPEIVSDLEGEREAVDITSTALTRTLRAVEDVLPQARAAIDEAARLLDVLQAARKQVATSRLSADEGERLRASRVWFETISGIVEQTQALRLSLLRQDIRQDPIIRTEGRLRYFGSILSETISQSEALIAASLKETQTTPPWVIERVERNFGRSGLANDLIAAEQAMLLEDGQRRPIEPLAQDYLEALSAVVADLRQPARDRRVAMSGEDWVRTSERALAQINGFQQFFLASSRDRLASQLRYVRASLLFWLAVMGIGLLAVALTVVAVRNRVAAPLEKMIAAMERLAHNDLRTPLPQLRHQDEFAAMSDALQVFKKNAIRRETLQHNRNRMLARLKETYRTLREDLRAAAAIQTTLLPRAATIGDVGYSGLYLPASVVAGDTFNVLDQEQGRVGFFQVDVAGHGAPAALGSVVSHHTLSQFLLKKKQPGRLAQIAAEIHRDWPQDLPYFTMILGEVDMGCDTISLVQAGHPSPILVRAGEASPSALGDGGFPVGLVPEADYDVLTVPFGRGDRLLIYSDGVIEATDPAGHAFGGESLEEIVRQNTTAPADQLLAAIMSRLRAWRHGAGFEDDVSMLIVERTRIEGRLNHAQV from the coding sequence ATGAAGATACGGCACATCCTACTGCTCCCCGCGCTGGCACTTGGTCTGATGTTGCTCCTCGTGGTCCTGACCCGGATCTCTGTCGAGGTGAGGCACCTCCGGGACGAACGCCAGCTGACGGCTTCCAACGCCGTACGTCAGGAACTCCTGCTGGTTGCCGCCGCTCTCGCATCCGAACGAACGGCAACGTATCTCTCGCTCCGGGATCCGGAGATCGTCAGCGATCTGGAGGGAGAACGCGAGGCGGTGGATATTACCAGCACCGCCTTAACGAGAACGCTGCGGGCGGTGGAGGACGTTCTTCCCCAGGCCCGCGCAGCGATCGACGAAGCGGCGCGGTTGCTGGATGTGCTGCAGGCGGCTCGGAAACAAGTGGCGACCTCGCGGCTTTCAGCCGACGAGGGCGAGCGGCTGCGCGCGTCGCGCGTCTGGTTCGAAACCATCAGCGGGATCGTGGAGCAGACGCAAGCGCTGCGCCTTTCGCTCCTGCGGCAGGACATCAGGCAGGACCCGATCATTCGGACGGAAGGTCGGCTGCGCTATTTCGGCAGCATATTGTCGGAAACGATATCGCAAAGCGAAGCGCTCATAGCCGCCTCTCTGAAAGAGACACAGACTACGCCGCCGTGGGTGATCGAGCGCGTGGAGCGGAACTTCGGACGCAGCGGGCTGGCCAACGATCTGATTGCCGCCGAGCAGGCAATGCTGCTGGAAGACGGTCAGCGACGGCCGATCGAGCCTTTGGCGCAGGATTACCTGGAAGCGCTGTCTGCGGTGGTCGCCGATCTCCGGCAACCGGCGAGGGATCGACGGGTCGCGATGTCGGGAGAAGACTGGGTCCGGACCAGCGAGCGCGCGCTGGCGCAGATCAACGGGTTTCAACAATTCTTCCTCGCTTCCTCTCGTGACCGGCTTGCGAGCCAGTTGAGATATGTTCGCGCCTCGCTTCTCTTCTGGCTTGCGGTCATGGGAATCGGTCTGCTTGCCGTCGCTCTGACCGTCGTGGCCGTTCGGAATCGGGTGGCGGCGCCTCTGGAAAAAATGATCGCCGCCATGGAGCGTTTGGCCCACAACGACCTGCGGACGCCGTTGCCGCAGTTGCGCCATCAGGACGAGTTCGCGGCCATGAGCGACGCGCTTCAGGTTTTCAAAAAGAATGCCATACGCAGGGAGACGCTGCAGCATAACCGTAACCGTATGCTGGCGCGGCTGAAGGAGACCTATCGCACCCTGAGGGAAGACCTGCGGGCTGCCGCCGCCATACAGACAACCCTCCTGCCCCGAGCTGCGACGATCGGCGACGTCGGATACAGCGGGCTCTACCTGCCCGCGAGCGTCGTAGCAGGCGACACGTTCAACGTGCTGGACCAGGAACAGGGCCGCGTGGGCTTCTTCCAGGTCGACGTGGCCGGCCACGGTGCGCCGGCGGCATTGGGGTCGGTGGTCTCCCACCACACGCTGTCGCAGTTCTTGCTGAAGAAGAAGCAGCCCGGCAGGCTGGCCCAGATCGCGGCAGAGATCCATCGCGACTGGCCGCAGGATCTTCCCTACTTCACCATGATCCTGGGAGAGGTCGACATGGGCTGCGACACGATCAGCCTGGTCCAGGCGGGCCATCCTTCCCCCATCCTCGTCAGGGCGGGCGAGGCGTCTCCTTCGGCGCTCGGCGACGGCGGCTTCCCGGTCGGCCTCGTGCCGGAAGCGGACTACGACGTGCTGACGGTGCCTTTCGGCCGGGGAGATCGATTGCTGATCTATTCCGACGGCGTCATCGAAGCGACCGATCCGGCAGGACACGCATTCGGCGGCGAGTCGCTCGAGGAGATCGTCAGGCAGAACACTACGGCCCCTGCCGATCAACTCCTCGCGGCCATCATGTCGAGACTGCGTGCATGGCGACATGGAGCGGGTTTCGAGGACGACGTCAGCATGCTGATCGTCGAGCGCACGAGAATTGAAGGGAGACTCAATCATGCTCAAGTCTGA
- a CDS encoding STAS domain-containing protein: MLKSEIQHGVRVVRVAGKRIDAARAPEFRSEMNALIDEGPHQIVLDLEGVDFVDSSGLGAIVSGLKRLGPRGDLAIAAASGSVARLFALTRMDKVFPLHQDVDTAVKRLAE, from the coding sequence ATGCTCAAGTCTGAAATTCAGCACGGGGTCCGGGTCGTAAGGGTGGCGGGCAAGCGCATCGATGCGGCACGCGCCCCTGAATTCAGGTCGGAGATGAACGCGCTGATCGATGAAGGCCCCCATCAGATCGTGCTGGATCTCGAAGGCGTCGATTTCGTCGACAGCTCCGGTCTGGGTGCGATCGTTTCCGGCCTCAAGCGTCTCGGGCCCCGCGGCGATCTCGCGATCGCCGCTGCCAGCGGTTCAGTCGCGCGGCTGTTCGCCCTGACCCGGATGGACAAGGTGTTCCCGCTCCATCAGGATGTGGACACGGCAGTCAAAAGACTGGCGGAATGA
- a CDS encoding ATP-binding protein, with product MPGAVQLVIDSDLDTVAMVARAVRAICDDGLGAADLDAVELALVEAMTNVIKHGYAGRKDGRLEVGIALYSDRVVIEIKDNAPPIPPSHVQRAPEAVFAFDPADIENLPEGGMGLALIRMNMDEVQYIPHGDRNLLRMTKRLDKRPSLSRPGAS from the coding sequence ATGCCCGGGGCCGTGCAACTTGTCATCGACAGCGACCTCGACACCGTCGCTATGGTGGCTCGTGCGGTCCGCGCGATCTGCGACGACGGCTTGGGTGCCGCGGATCTGGATGCGGTGGAACTTGCTCTCGTGGAGGCGATGACCAACGTCATCAAGCACGGCTACGCGGGGCGCAAGGACGGGCGTCTCGAGGTGGGAATCGCGCTTTACAGCGACCGGGTGGTCATCGAGATCAAAGACAACGCGCCGCCGATTCCGCCTTCTCATGTCCAAAGGGCTCCTGAGGCTGTGTTCGCCTTCGACCCGGCTGACATTGAGAACCTGCCGGAGGGTGGGATGGGGCTGGCGCTCATCCGGATGAACATGGATGAAGTCCAGTACATCCCGCATGGGGACCGGAACCTACTTCGCATGACGAAGAGGCTGGATAAGAGACCCTCTCTCAGCCGTCCGGGCGCATCTTGA
- a CDS encoding glycosyltransferase, producing the protein MSVAFGAWYIVWRWSESLNYHALWFSVPLLVAETGAFLGLVLFMVNLWSAEGPPPQSPPKQIGDCLESDIHPDRPLSVDVFFTTYSEDPELVRMGLKDAKRLEYPHEIDIRIYVLDDGRRDAMRMVAEQEGVGYLTRSDNIGFKAGNLRNALEMSSGDFVVICDADTRPFPTFLTETLGYFRDPRVAWVQTPQWFCDVPPGVPLHAVMRRWGRGVGERIGRGIEWLAGPIRIGEDPFANDPQMFFDVIQRRRNWANASFCCGAGSVHRREAVMEAALRQWADRVEAAAGTDERAARRLTGEAVLDASIRDALLWQGAVEEELTPYKFHVSEDLYTSIILHSDRERGWKSVLHPKVQSRMLSPNDLLSWTVQRFKYAGGTLDILLHDNPLFRPGLTLAQKAMYAMTFYSYLSPLWNVVFLAAPVIFLFTGVPPVSSYSLEFFLHIIPFLFLNEISQLVGMWGLSNAKGRAWHLAMFPLNLKALWTVVRGSQISFPVTPKERQSGNFPQLVRWQIAVVIATSAGLIWGWAAYGLGAAGYTLGAMIANTLWGGSNMLSMLPMIRAAFWQPDPVYELPVIEGAGK; encoded by the coding sequence ATGAGCGTGGCTTTCGGGGCTTGGTACATCGTGTGGCGATGGAGCGAATCGCTAAACTACCATGCGCTGTGGTTCTCGGTACCTCTGCTGGTGGCGGAAACAGGCGCCTTCCTCGGGCTGGTTCTGTTCATGGTCAACCTCTGGAGCGCAGAGGGTCCCCCGCCGCAATCCCCTCCCAAGCAGATCGGCGACTGCCTTGAGAGTGATATCCATCCGGATCGACCGTTATCAGTCGACGTGTTCTTCACGACCTATAGCGAAGATCCAGAACTCGTGCGGATGGGGCTGAAAGATGCCAAGCGGCTTGAGTACCCGCATGAAATCGACATCCGGATATACGTCCTAGACGACGGGCGCCGGGACGCAATGCGAATGGTCGCCGAGCAGGAAGGCGTCGGGTATCTGACCCGGAGCGACAATATCGGCTTCAAGGCCGGGAACCTGCGGAACGCGCTGGAAATGTCTTCAGGCGACTTCGTGGTTATCTGCGACGCCGATACGCGCCCGTTCCCGACGTTCCTGACGGAGACGCTCGGCTATTTTCGAGACCCCCGGGTCGCATGGGTGCAGACGCCGCAATGGTTCTGCGATGTGCCCCCGGGCGTGCCGCTCCACGCGGTCATGCGACGGTGGGGGCGCGGCGTCGGCGAGCGGATCGGGCGCGGCATCGAATGGCTGGCGGGTCCCATCCGCATTGGCGAGGACCCTTTCGCTAACGATCCCCAGATGTTCTTCGACGTCATCCAGAGACGCCGGAATTGGGCCAATGCCAGCTTCTGCTGCGGCGCAGGCTCCGTGCATCGGCGTGAAGCCGTCATGGAGGCGGCGTTGAGGCAGTGGGCTGATCGCGTTGAGGCGGCTGCCGGCACGGACGAACGAGCGGCTCGTCGCCTTACGGGCGAGGCGGTGCTCGATGCCTCCATACGCGATGCCCTGCTCTGGCAGGGGGCGGTCGAAGAGGAATTGACTCCCTACAAGTTCCACGTGTCGGAGGACCTCTACACGTCGATCATCCTCCATTCCGACCGCGAGCGCGGATGGAAGTCGGTGCTGCATCCGAAGGTGCAGTCCCGGATGCTCTCGCCGAACGACCTGCTGAGCTGGACAGTCCAGCGGTTCAAGTATGCCGGAGGCACGCTCGACATCCTCCTCCACGACAACCCGCTCTTCCGGCCCGGATTGACGCTCGCTCAGAAGGCTATGTACGCCATGACCTTCTACTCCTATCTCTCGCCGCTCTGGAACGTCGTATTCCTCGCAGCACCCGTTATTTTCCTTTTCACCGGGGTACCGCCTGTCTCAAGCTACTCGCTGGAATTCTTCCTGCACATCATTCCGTTCCTGTTCTTGAACGAAATATCCCAGCTTGTGGGAATGTGGGGTCTGTCGAACGCCAAGGGGCGCGCCTGGCATCTTGCGATGTTCCCCCTGAACCTGAAGGCGCTCTGGACCGTCGTGCGGGGAAGCCAGATCTCGTTTCCCGTCACGCCCAAAGAGAGGCAATCGGGGAATTTTCCGCAACTGGTGCGATGGCAGATCGCCGTCGTGATCGCCACGAGCGCGGGGTTGATCTGGGGTTGGGCGGCCTACGGCCTGGGCGCGGCCGGCTACACGCTCGGCGCGATGATCGCCAACACGCTGTGGGGGGGAAGCAACATGCTTTCCATGTTGCCGATGATCCGCGCAGCCTTCTGGCAACCGGACCCGGTCTATGAACTGCCAGTCATCGAGGGAGCGGGCAAATGA
- a CDS encoding lipopolysaccharide assembly protein LapB → MRCKEATIIFIQKIQPVVAVVASIWLLTSVACAQSAEELLTGARNAADQEDHERAVDLFRQAIDEAPERRPEWLRELADQIVYAGRPADAVSLYRELLDTAGIQDEQRATIRRNLAFALLWSGQSEAAVEALSEIVSERPEDEEARRALAEAKVAVLESGAEDEPESTADLLEEEDAASVAQPPNEIPAEEPPAAPSRAETAIADARAAAGRGDNAEAARLFAEALRLDESVDPRIAIELADQVTYSGDPARGAEIYRQSLNRLQMEPVERVEVERKLAFALLWSGQFSEAVRNWQVILGRDERDEEARAALTDAWVGAARQAAGDARNAEGARAFERAFSVDPARRRELLREYADQVLYSGRPAASIPLYREHLAQPRLDPDERRRGLLGLARGLAWSGDHERSLPAYGELLETWPRDVDARIGRGQSLNASRNHQAAFADFQIALSVEPQNAEAIRGAAQAETSMGRHLSAIERLRPLIEGEAHDPRTLMIAANAQRHLGRTDLAEALAVEALQAGADDAGAQALLETLRFERRPLSYLDAQYVARSDDLTIATATASHEIFVNQGLTSFGPQLKYATYDGGDFPSVDVGSLGFFFRHRFDERLEARTSLFLNHEMKEGDGDVSFTHDSVVSLLLNDSWRTEVLASRRYADENPRVFVNDILANDYGGAVHFTPGRDWRGSVRGLYSTYSDDNERFWAQADGAYNLHETQNIWLGVRATAFDFERSVDNNYWNPGAYQSLHATLHAYGSPAPHWWVDVQGALGYAWSEEDGDGITWSAETRISRDLGEAAALEFRGLFQYSDARQSEATEIYATEQEPFWRSSLGLRLRVRW, encoded by the coding sequence GTGCGCTGTAAAGAGGCTACTATCATTTTTATCCAGAAAATTCAGCCTGTTGTCGCGGTCGTTGCCTCCATTTGGCTGTTGACCAGTGTCGCTTGTGCACAGAGCGCAGAAGAACTGCTCACTGGCGCACGCAACGCGGCAGACCAAGAGGATCACGAGCGGGCGGTCGACCTGTTTCGTCAGGCGATCGACGAAGCGCCGGAGCGCCGGCCCGAGTGGCTGCGCGAACTGGCTGACCAGATTGTCTATGCGGGCCGTCCGGCTGATGCCGTATCTCTCTATCGGGAACTGTTGGACACAGCCGGCATACAAGATGAGCAAAGGGCGACGATCCGCCGCAATCTCGCCTTCGCCCTGCTCTGGAGCGGCCAGTCCGAGGCCGCCGTCGAGGCATTGTCCGAGATCGTGTCCGAACGTCCGGAAGACGAGGAAGCACGGCGGGCGCTCGCGGAAGCGAAAGTCGCGGTGCTGGAGTCCGGTGCGGAGGACGAGCCTGAGAGCACCGCCGACCTGCTGGAAGAAGAAGATGCCGCCTCCGTTGCTCAGCCCCCGAACGAAATCCCGGCGGAGGAACCTCCGGCAGCGCCTTCTCGCGCCGAGACGGCCATCGCAGATGCGCGGGCTGCCGCGGGCCGCGGCGACAACGCCGAAGCTGCCCGATTGTTCGCCGAGGCCCTGAGGCTGGACGAGTCCGTCGATCCCCGGATCGCGATCGAACTCGCCGATCAGGTCACCTACAGCGGGGATCCCGCGCGCGGGGCCGAGATCTATCGCCAATCCCTGAACCGCCTCCAGATGGAGCCCGTGGAGCGGGTCGAAGTCGAACGCAAGCTCGCCTTCGCCCTGCTCTGGAGCGGCCAGTTCAGCGAAGCGGTGCGGAATTGGCAGGTCATCCTCGGGCGGGATGAACGCGACGAGGAGGCGCGGGCAGCGCTTACGGATGCATGGGTCGGAGCCGCCCGACAGGCAGCAGGTGACGCTCGCAATGCAGAGGGTGCCCGAGCGTTTGAGCGCGCCTTCTCCGTCGACCCCGCCCGGCGCCGCGAACTTTTGCGGGAGTACGCGGATCAGGTCCTGTATTCCGGACGGCCCGCCGCATCCATCCCGCTGTACCGGGAACATCTGGCACAGCCGCGCCTGGATCCCGACGAGCGGCGCCGCGGGCTTCTCGGGCTGGCAAGGGGGCTGGCCTGGAGCGGCGATCACGAACGCAGCCTGCCGGCTTACGGGGAACTGCTCGAGACGTGGCCGCGCGACGTCGATGCCCGTATCGGTCGCGGCCAGTCGCTCAATGCCTCGCGCAATCACCAGGCAGCCTTCGCCGACTTCCAGATCGCCCTCTCGGTGGAACCGCAAAACGCCGAGGCGATTCGCGGTGCCGCGCAGGCCGAGACCTCGATGGGGCGGCATCTCTCTGCGATCGAACGCCTTCGCCCGCTGATCGAGGGCGAGGCGCACGATCCGCGGACGCTGATGATCGCCGCGAACGCTCAGCGGCACCTCGGACGCACGGATCTCGCGGAAGCGCTGGCGGTCGAGGCGCTGCAAGCTGGCGCGGACGATGCGGGCGCACAAGCGCTTCTCGAGACGTTGCGGTTCGAGCGCCGGCCCCTGAGCTATCTCGACGCACAGTATGTTGCCCGATCCGACGACCTCACTATCGCTACCGCGACCGCCAGCCACGAGATCTTCGTCAATCAGGGCCTGACCAGCTTCGGGCCCCAGCTCAAATACGCGACCTATGACGGCGGCGATTTCCCCAGCGTCGACGTCGGCTCGCTCGGGTTCTTCTTCCGTCACCGCTTCGACGAACGTCTCGAGGCGCGAACGTCGCTGTTCCTGAACCACGAGATGAAAGAGGGGGACGGCGACGTCAGTTTCACCCATGACAGCGTCGTCTCGCTCTTGCTGAACGATAGCTGGCGCACGGAAGTCCTGGCCTCGCGGCGCTACGCCGACGAGAACCCGCGCGTCTTCGTCAACGACATCCTGGCCAACGACTACGGCGGCGCCGTCCACTTCACGCCGGGCCGGGATTGGCGGGGGAGCGTTCGGGGTCTCTACAGCACCTATTCAGACGACAACGAGCGCTTCTGGGCTCAGGCCGATGGCGCCTACAATCTGCACGAAACGCAGAACATCTGGCTGGGTGTACGTGCCACGGCATTTGATTTCGAGCGATCGGTGGACAACAACTACTGGAACCCCGGAGCGTACCAGTCGCTGCATGCCACGCTGCACGCTTACGGATCGCCTGCGCCGCACTGGTGGGTGGATGTGCAGGGGGCGCTCGGCTACGCCTGGAGCGAAGAAGACGGTGACGGGATCACCTGGTCGGCGGAAACCCGCATCTCCAGGGATCTCGGCGAAGCTGCCGCGCTGGAATTCCGCGGGCTCTTCCAGTACTCGGACGCCCGTCAAAGCGAAGCGACCGAGATCTATGCGACGGAGCAGGAGCCTTTCTGGCGCAGCTCTCTCGGGCTGCGCCTCCGCGTGCGCTGGTGA